The genomic stretch CAACTTCATGTACTTCACTGCCTCCTCATCAGTCACACTCAGTGTGCCATCCATATGTTCAAATTTGAACAAATCAGGAATCCAACCATATCCTGATCCCTGCAGCAAGTGAAGAGGTTTCGTGATTGGACATCCCGCAATAGCTTCAGCACCAGCTGGTTCCACGACGTATGTCTTGATGTCAGGGTTTTGCTCCTTCAGATACCTTGAGGTGCCAGCAAATGTACCAGAGGTACCCACTGTCGCTACGAAAGCGTCTACGTGGTGTCCAGTCTGCTTCCAGATCTCGGGACCTGTGCTCTTGTAGTGAGCGTCAGCGTTGGCCTCGTTGTGGAACTGGTTAACGAAGTACGCATTCTGTTCCTCTACTATCTTCATGCCAACCTCTTCAACAGCTTTAACGTCGGCGTAAGTTACATTTCCGTAAGTGCCCTCAACTTGATCTACTCGAACACATTTCGCGCCGAGAGCTTCCATGTGGAGTGCCCTTTGAGCGCTGTTACCTTTGGACATTGCAAGTGTCAGAGGATGTCCCAACACAGCGCACACCACAGCCAGACCGCAGCCTTGGTTGCCGGAGGTAATTTCCACCACGGGTTCACCAGGTTTCAGCTCACCAGATGCAATAGCACGGTTAATCATGCTCAGAGATGAGCGGCACTTGATTGATGCACCAGGATTCATGAACTCACATTTTGCCAGAATGCGTCCGGGGCCGGTGTAAAGGCGGTCCAATGCCACGATGGGTGTGTTGCCAATCAGATCCAGAGCCGATGCCTTGATGTCGCCTTCCAGGTATTTGGTTTGTTCGTTCTTCTCGATGGGAGCCATTGTTGCACAGTTGGAGGTAAGTTTAGTAGTTTGTTTGAAGCGCTTTGAATAAGCAGATACCAGTTGGATACTGACTTGTTCGATTGCGGTAGCGTTGTTATAAAGCGGTCGAGGAGATCGCGTCTCGTGTGCACGTTGTCACTCGGCTCGGTGCGCGCCGCTCCGACTTTGTCGAGACGAGCGCAAACCGAGAGCCCGCTGTGTGCAAACACACTAACGAGCCTCGATTGGTATTCTGACTGACTTCTCAGCGCAGTTAAAATTCAAGAGTCGtacagtttatttaaatattcattattaagTGACGATAATTGTTTATgaatatacatttaaattgttatcaGTCGTTGTGTTGAGCCGTAAAGATAGACACGGAGctattctatttattaatttaaatatacaatcCCATGTTTGTGATGATGGAATTGTACTATCGTTGTTGTGTTTGGCACTATGAATATGTATGTTGTGTTCGCTAAATAATATCTTCAATGATTCTTCATGAACATAGCTGCGGTAAACGAAACGTGTACATTATGTACGTAAGTGTCGTCAGTGGAATTAAGCAAATATTTGTGATTTTCTTGTAGTTTCTTAGTAGTAGACCTCGTTCCTAGTTTACTGTGCGACTGCCTGTGATCATTGTGGTTTATTCTTGATACCCTGTTGCCTTGTTGTTGATGTGCCTTACGTTTCTGAATATAGAACTATAACGCTTAGGTATCTCGGTTTAAATTTCCTTGAACTCAAACGTAGTCTTTGTGTTCGATATGAATTTGACCTTTCTTGCTAAAGATACTTAGATATGACCTCTAATCGTGTTCATTGTACGAGTAACTTATCATATAGTATgcgttttaagtaattttaactaCTTTACcccaacattttctttttaaaaaggtGCGTTCATGATGTGTCACCTTACCTTCGGAAAGTATAAACGTGGTTATCTTTCATTAGATACCCATTAGATCAGTTGCCGTATTGATTGTTTATCGGGTATTATCTAATCTACGACATTTCATAGCTTCGTGTTGGTACGTAATCCATTTGTTTAAATTCCGTACTCGATATTGCGTCATATTAAAGAGCATCAATatacatattgttatttaataaaaaatattacttggGTTTGGATGTGTATGTGCCTGTGAATGGAAAATATCTTTAAGCGAGGCCAAATACCTTTTTATTACTAGAAAATAATCTGTTTAATTTACGAAGGTCCAATGTATAGGTATATCTAGAAACAAGAAGCACGgttgaaattgtattttggGTAGGTAATGTAGTTCCGTATATTGTCGAATTTCTATATGCAACGTATAAATTGCtcttcgttagtctcgctaaaactcgagaacggctggaccgatttggcaaatgttggtcttgagaaaaaatgtttaagttttaattcatttcttgaaatcaaaattttgaatttgtttttcgtttaaGTTTAGAAAACCTTTGActacatttagattaaattaaaaaatacatgtgttTATGTCTATCTCGAACATAATTAACGACTACCACATAAAATTCCATTGCGCAGGCGCCTATCTTACATAACACTACGCCAGCGggcaaaatacacaaaaaatacaaatagttgTTAGCCTTTGACGACTGGGCGATTAACTCACAAGTGGCAATCTGGGGACATTCGACAATCGACTATTTGAACCACatgttaacaaaaacaaactttaacatctaccgataaagttcatatttctTTACCCCACTCTTCATATCAGTGATACGAAGGGTCAGAGGAATTTATGCTTTAAAAATAACTCGATAAGATCCATTTATAAATGTAGATTAGTGGCTATGTGCAGATGTCATACGACTAGGGTCTATTGTTAACAAATACGGGTACAATTTGCGAACAATacaacacattattttatttgatagagGCAAGTAACGCACCAAATGTCAGCTGTTACCTAATTGAGACATCAATTGAAAATGGAATCAAAAATATGGCGAGTTTGTGACCAAATGTTACTTTAGCACTTTACTATTTGTAAGTGAGCACTCGATGTGCCAATTTGGTTTGCTTTTTACGTAATCCACATGCAACGTTTTCCGTAATCTGTGTTAGTTCAGATTATCTGTAGGTAATCCTGtttgttaatttcttttttaacttgACCTAGCAATAGGCGTTCTTTCTATGTTGTggttgtatttacaaacatataaattcacCTACTCATCTCACCTACacctgtaaaaataatttacagaccgacgtgaaacaacgcttgcgttttatttcattgtgcaaGTGAGATTACTGGATTTTCAAAgcctaattccccaacaacagtCTGAAATTCCTATACAAAAAATGTGAGGTTTAGAAATTGTTGTTCATGATGTgtgtatttgtgtttgtaaatgtacccaCGGCCacgacataaaacaaataaaggcGTAGATAGgaactattattttattctacttTGCTAGATATGTATCACCTATGAGTGATAAGGTTTCTAACACTATCGTTGAAGGAAGTATATAtgacatataatatataaacatataaatgtATGACATGTCTATTACAAAGTAGATATGTTTGACATGTATTCCGGAGTACTCCTAACTGTCAATATACATACAGGAAATTGATACTAGCTAGCTAGGAaattacttttcaccatttgtgttataattgtcatattataatagggggtgagccttttgccttTTACTGGACACAACTcgagactccgtactactactgaaaaaaaatccaaaaagcccagcaatgttttgcccgacccgggaatcgaacccaataccctttgcccggcagtcacacttgtgaCCACTGGACCAATGACGTAGTAGATAATAATGACGATGTTTTATCAGTTACTTATCACCCAATACTTAGATAACTTAGTTACAGGGTGTATCATACTTACTACTATCCTTTATGATGAATTACAATAAATTTAGTAGTATTTAATTGTTATCAGAAAGCACATTTGTTTCAGTTATCTCATACGAATTCTATTTTggatttcttttaaataatacgactggaattaataataatatcgatgATTGATTAGATAAATCAGAATTATGACAGTCatcatgatttttaatttacgtGAAATTAATCAAGAAATTCTCCAATTATGTTAAGTATTACTTtcgtgaaaaattaaaaaaaaaacttcttgagcaaattctttcttcttcttttcttGTTTCTGTTTGCACTTTATTCTTGCCCTCGTTATTCTCTTCTTACAGTATCCAAAATTTTAGTACCAACCAACCTTAAATTAATGCTTTCAAACAGTTGCTCTCTCTCTTTCATTAGCTTTACGTCTGCTGCCAAACAAAGTTGTTATATGATCATAATTTACCATTAGcataaaagttaatatttaaaaaattataatgcctttattaaaaatatttaaagggaATGCTGCATATACATATGCGAaagttcattattattaattgggACTCCAATCTAAAGTaaaagttgaaagaaaattgtcTAAACTCTTTTAATTAGTAAACCTGACTTATTTatctaattatgtatatttattttatcttgtacaatatttatatgaCATTGTATGATTTGCATAAAATACTGATTAGATTAATAAAGTCGTACCTTTTTTTAATCAAGGGGTTGCCCTCTTGATTAAACACATTAAGCACATTACATTAATGTCCCACCCatcatgatttttaatttacgtGAAATTACTCAAGCAGTCACATTTCTCCCGTTATGTTAAGTATTACTTTCAcgacaaactgaaaaaaacctTCTAGAGCAGTAAGCAGAGAGTAAgaaaagaacggggtggtttttagtcaaacTTGTTATATGATCATAAATCTAGCATTAGCCCAATACGGGAGTTAAGTcatttgaatgattttcccccatcaaaaaaaaaacactttttgcGTGTACGtagatattatatatttacagCTTTGTCCCACCATGGTACAACTGTGCGCCATTGGTGTATTAAGAATCTTTATATTCTCTGATTTCTTTAGCTTCCTCCATAGTTATGTATGCCTCTATTCATTTAAGATATACTGCTGTTAAAATTTTGCACATGTAGGTACGGTTTGCGGTAAAGTATAGGTAGGTTGATACAACCTTATCAACCTTTCTATACTTTACCGCTAACAGCAGCCATACTTCACTAGTtcacatttttagtttttcctttttttgtgatataagccggtgaatgagccgacggatcacctaatggtaagcaaccgccgccgcccatggacacccgaaacaccagaagcgtaacaagtgcgttgccagccttttgggggttaggaacgCTTTCGTTGTTTGACGAGAAccaacgtcggttttctgtgagaccgtggtatcactccggtcgtgccaaagcatggctctcccacgcttactCTCTTATCCAGCTTTATCTTAAATGCGTATCTAGTACTTTTTTGGCATTATATTTTGGACATCATCGCATGAAAATCACTGTTCACTTTATTACTTTTGCTTTCTCAGTGGTAAATAACTATAAGTAACTGtatttaagttaataaaatcttttacttaTTCAACGTATTTATCGTCTATTTTACCTTTTTCAATAACCAGATGGCTCGTATTTTAACCGAGTTCAataaaggaggttctcagtttgacctgaatgtatgtatgtttgttcacgGTGAattaaccgattttgatgtagttttcaGAAAAGTTTCTGTTACATTTAGGAGTAAGTTTTAGTACATTTCTCATCCTATTCGCGTCAAATGTTCATCCTATGTatagtacataattatggtATGTATGGTACATATGATGAATATAACTAGTTTAATTGCATTATTGGTGTAATAATCCAATTAAACTTGACCATCtacatacttaaaatatttttaagtaacttaaatatgatttttatgagaacaaatcattgttttttgAAAGACAAAATCATGATCAAAATTGGTTAATATATAAACGTAATTAGAAAACTAATATTACTAGAACAAGAGTTTCTTGTGAATACAGGTGGTAAAGACTGCATAAAATGCAACGTGAATATAAGAAACTGATCGATAAATGTACAGAGATATTGATAATGTCGATGATCGATCAAGTAGTGATTGACTGCATTGACACATTTATACGGTTTACCCAAATCTAGAGCTTGTTATCTCTATATTGAACTTGAGATTAGATATGCTAAGTAAATAAtgttctataaataataattacgaaaGTATTGTAAATTACTTGAGATCTCATAAAAATTAACTAATATGTAtttgcaatattaatttatttactcgtTCGTGACGTGTAGAAAATCATTTGGTCCTAGTGATGAGttagtagaaataaaatttgCTTAATTttagcaacacatttatttataaaattacgaaacagattaaaacatttagatttttttcttaccTTACTTATTAGTATCACTTATCATTAAATACACTTTTTAAAGCTTAcgataagataaataatatcacaTTGTTATTTATACTATAGAAATTAATATCGTACACACAATTAATATTACTATCAGTTGTTGCACTGTCACTTTTCACTTCATTAATTCCTCTGGTACTGGAGTGTACTTGAGTCCAGTATCAGCCAGTACTGTGACCACCCAGGCATCCTCAGGCACCAGCCCTGACTCCAGCAGCTTGACAGCAGCCGCCACGTTGGCACCGCTGGTGTAGCCCACGTACAGACCTTCCTTCTCACCGATCAACTTCATGTACTTCACAGCCTCCTCATCAGTCACACTCAAAGAACCATCCATAAGTTCGTATTTAAGCAAGTCAGGTATTAATCCATATCCTGATCCTTGCAGCAAGTGAAGAGGCTTCGTGACTGGACACCCCGCAATAGCTTCAGCACCAGCTGGCTCGACCACGTATGCTTTAATGTTGGGGTTTTGTTCCTTCAGATATCTCGTTGTGCCCATGAACGTGCCAGCTGTGCCAACTGCTGCTACAAAAGCATCTACGTGGTGTCCAGTCTGCTGCCAGATCTCAGGTCCTGTGCTTTCATAATGAGCATCCGCATTTGCTTCATTGCTGAACTGGTTAACGAAGTACGCGTTCTGTTCCTCCACCAACTTATCACATACTTCTCGAACGACTTCAACGTCAGCATATGTTACATTCCCATAGGTTCCTTTAACTTGGTCCACTCGAACTACTTTCGCACCAAGAGCTTCCATATGAAGTGCCCTCTGAACACTGTTGCCTTTGGACATAGCCAGTGTCAGAGGATGTCCCAATACAGCGCACACCACAGCCAGACCGCAGCCTTGGTTTCCAGAGGTAATCTCCACCACTGGATGACCAGGTTTCAGCTCACCAGACTTTAAAGCACGGTTAATCATGCTTAACGATGAACGGCACTTGATTGATGCACCAGGATTCATGTATTCACATTTCGCCAATATTCTCCCAGGGCCACTGTAAAGGCGATCCAATGCCACAATGGGCGTGTTGCCAATCAGTTCCAGAGCTGATGCTTTGATGTCGCCCTTCAAGTATTTGGGCTGTTCATTCTTCAGGTTCTCGACGGGAGCCATTGTTGATACACGTGGATAGACAGATTGAGGTGAGCTTGGAGAAGCAATTTCAGCACGTGAATGTAGTTCGGAGACTGAGTTGTTTGACTGTGATATCGTTGTTATAAAGTGCTATCACAGAAAGCGCGTGCCGTGTGCACATCGACTTAGCCGGGAAAATCACAAACTTAAAACGGTGTGCAACAAACCACTGAACGTCGAACAATGACATACACATTCATGACTACTTTTATATGAGTCTCAGCAATaaggtaaatagtaaataatatttatgttctttGGTGATTATAAAAGTCATTATTAGGTTAagataagtatttactatttaagagaataataataatctctACGTCTTTACGTAGctgagaaaataatgttgtgTCACGATGGTCAACAATAGATATTGGGTAATGGGTATGTATTATACGTTTATGTATTGTGGAAGTGTGCCAACAAAGTGATGTGGTCTCCAAATGTGTTTTCCTAGTCTAGATATCTaggtatttacaaacaaaattgtaacACCTAGTAAAAAACTCTGAGTTTGTAAATAGCTGGACTATTGCATATAGCAAGCTATTGAGAGCTCACATTCGAAGACGTTTTATCAAACCTCTATTCAGGCTGCTACAAGCTAAGTAGTAAGAGGAAAAGCATATAGTCTACTAATACTCCAGGCTATTTCGTCTCCAAGAGGATATCATAAGAATGCTATGTATTTCTTAGTAGGTTCTAGATGAGAAAGTTATTAATGTTGTGAAAGAAGGGGCCTAGGAAATTCCTCATATGTGTTTAATAACCAACTTATTTCATCTAAGAAAAGTACCTTCCGCAACCTTCTGTTCTATAAAACGATACAAAACGAGAATGTTTTCTAAAAATAGCATTTAATGTGGTGCaattcgtgggttaagaactagagtagcgtaagggcaaaatgacaacttttcaggagagccgaaaaacaattcaaatttacctaccgtcaacttgtaggtcttttatggcaaaatctatagtatctgtatatctgttttttacttaaaataaagctttatttattggctacagaaTACTGTAAATTCATGGTCAATAAAAAAAcggtttcatttaaaaattttttttttttctaaaactggttgacatacgtcataataacggactgcattactttaattatttagtgcaatagtagcgtaacccacccttacgtttttttggcacggagaaaaattacaAGGTTACAAAATCAAACTTTCTGCGTTAATAACGTATGACAAGATACGCCATTTGAGCGGTTACATTGAAGGCATAATTCGGTGTCCTATTCGCTCGTAAGTCGAGTTACAATCGTTGTGCtcataactttattgacaaaataatgtcaagattattgtaagtagaaatacttccttttagcaataaacaaactttttttctttttatgcgttattattgtactaagcaatctacacactacatcgttccagtttttcggcacatacaaatatAGGCATTGAAAAAGCGAAtagtgaaaaaaattttttttgcgtttttgcccttacgctactctagttcttaacccacgaattTATAGacacatatataaatataaacattattatctacGGAATCGTTGTTTTTATCTCTGTCAGGTGCATAATCATTTATCGGTCACGGTACACCTCACTCTCTGTTACTACCTTAATCATAACATCACATATACTAAGCatactataaatattaactCATAGGCCATCCCCGCGGTTGGTTTATACGTTAGGGCTCACAAATCTGTTTCTAAAGAGTCTTAGAATGCTGCTGCTGGGAGACAACACTGCCGCTGCTTACAGAGAACGCTGTACCAGAAATACAATGATGAGAAGTAGAAAGGTGGTATAACGTGAATTAGGGATGAAAGGGCTTTCTACTGGATGATTGAGATTTCTAGCCGACCTTAATTATGTCAGTTAAAGTTAAGTTTCTTATGCGCATAATACGTTTTGATACATAATATTCCCTTGTGTttacatacaattataaattaagtcaaaggacttaatttaataaagataaagatagaaTAAAGATCCCAATAATATCATATATGCCTGTAAAGGACACTTCAACAGTAAATACTGCCGTTGCGCAGTCCCCAATCAGTCAGTCACTAGCCAAAAGGAAGAATCAATTGGCTTTCATTATACAATTGAGATACATATATCTATTTCTCTATACACGAAGACCACCAACGTGTCCATTACGCAACAACCTACTAACAGTGTCAATAAAAAATCAGTATCCTTCAATTGTGATACAATCCATTTACAGTCGTATTTGGACCGAAAATGTCGGATTCCCACGGGCGCAGGTGCACCACAGTGAGGTTGCATACAATGCTGAGCTCGCTCGCATTCCGACGGACGGCGCGCACCGACGCACCACCGATCGTGACTTGTATTACATGCCACGTTAAATGATACGGTTCTGGATTCGGCTTAACTTAATAtttgtatcaaaatattttttaacccaACAAAGCCGTCTTCACGCAATTTAGTTTCAATTCGATATGAGATACATTGAAGGAAATTGAATTGTAAATTGAAGCAACTATCAACAAAGACATTTTAGATGTAAATTGCTATCTctgaatgttttattattttaggataAATTAAAGAATTAGGTAAAACAGTCAGTCACATGATTGGAAATTGTAAAGGTTTGCATGACTCTCAAGATTTTTTGCCTATTTTCCGGTAATGACTGCTACAATTACGATGATTTCCTGAACTACTGACTAATAAAATAGTGAAGGAGATTTAccttatattatgtacctacatactacatatgttgtttaattaattaggttGGAAACATTATAGATTCGGCAATGTACTGTATGCTGTACTTCAGGAGTAGCCATTGCTCTCCACTCTCCGCAAACAATAGCATTAATAGTTCCAAAACTggttatataaaatgtatgtattttataataagacacattaaaatataagcTTTTACCTAATGACTAcgatttgttaattatttacaagtATCTACTGGTATCTACCAGCAATTAGTTTACAAACGAGTGGGTAACAGCCCAGCCTACGTGTCAACTAACATAGGTTTTAGTAACAAGGAAATACTGTAATTGaactaaaactaaatgaaaTTGGTTACAAGTTACACCAAATATCGTAACGTGTTATTGAGTAAAGTTCGCGCCGGTGCTAATCAGTCCCTGTACCTATATGGCGAGGCAAGAAATGCCACCGCCATGCCGTAGTGGGTGCCGCCATTTTAGCACTAGTTTCGTGATTTGAGAACAAATGATGGATGTATGTAATAGCTATGTATTGGATATTATATACTAGTAAACTCTGGGATGCGATGCCGTAACTCATTGTTACGGTATACATACATTTTCTAAGGATGAAAAGGAGATTGTGTCCTCTAAGGTGTAATTTACCATTCTGACTTTTATCTAGTTCATTAGCTGCTGCTGTAAttgacttacttgacttaaggtcctatgacccctagatggggcagagggcgttcacagaggtcctccatctcgattggtcttgagcttcccgcttcacctcACTCCACGTCATGCCGATGCCCGCCACATTCCGCTGCTGTAATTGGTTCACATTAATTCAAGTTCAAAAAGTAATATTCCTTAAAAAAGGTCACTTTTTAGTGTGACAATAttcgtattttgttttattttacacattattcttgaattataatttatttttggtggGGTATTGTCAACGATCCTGTCATGGCGCTCATCCTGTGCGAGACGAGGAAGAGAATATCAGACTCACTGACTCAAAtccaccccattcctattcctgtttttaGCTGGAGCCCGGTAACCCCTtaggttatccgcagctccggaattctTGATACTCTAATTAGAAAGATTACTTTATATGACTTTGGTGTTTGTAAATAGTTGCTAGGCTGCAGCATACATGATATAGGCTAACCCACTTTTTACCTTTAACCATGCGGGGGAAGCCACAGGTAAAAGCTAGTTAGTTAATATTCATAGTAACTATGTAATTTCGTACTGCACTAAAATCACgtatcaaatataaatatgttcatGTAAGCAACAAGGTTAACAGTCAGTTATCTTGAGTTGTACCTTTCAACGAGTTTAATAATATGAAGGGTTCTTATCCATCAGAagtgtgctatgtagctatgctacgaagttgTAACAGCTatgttgtgaaactatgtgacccattccactgatactaagctatgtacctGTGCGACGAAGATGCGCAGGTCGagcatgcgatgtatcgatagttgcgcagccattcatagcacgcatctatccatataaaaaaaatgtttagctgagtctgtttccaccaatgAATATGAGTGGGAGCACAACGTATTTACAGTACCATAGCATAGCACAACTCTGGTGGTAAAGCATTCTAATTCAATAACACACTAACAAACATGTTATATTACGACGAAGCTAAGCATATACTCTCGTAGGACGAGTAACAATCCGGATTCGGTTTGCAGATTATGTCCCGATCAAATTACGCTCACCCTCTTTTACATAAAACTAGGTACCGAATAATATTTTAGGTGCCTGTGAGTAATGGATGTGAcattataggtataggtacaccTCTTGTATACATGGAAACAAAAGAAAAGGTAAAGAAATCATAAaagataagaaaaatattatttacatagcaACGCTTAACACTAGGACCTTAAGAACAGACGAATCCCTACAGGAACTGGAAAATGCTTTAAGTTTTATAAAGTGGGACATCATTGGTCTAAGCGAAGTGAGGAGAATGGGAGAAAGGATTGAACAATACGAAAACTACATATTCTACCATATAGGGACCACACCAGGCCTACACGGTGTCGGctttctcataaaaaaatgcTACAGTGAATACATACAGTCTTTCATTGGAATATCAGAACGAATTGCACAACTGGATATCAACTTGCCTGGCTATGCAACGATGTCAATAATCCAGGCATACGCACCTACAGAGTTGGCACCTAAAGATATAAAAGATAATTTCTACGAAGACCTGGACAGGACTCTGGCAGATGCACACAAGGCAGTTATACTAATGGGAGATTTCAATGGCCAGATTGgcaaaagattaaaaaaaccggccaagtgcgagtggcctcgcccatgaagggttccgtaacagcaagtagatgataatataaaagttataaaataacttggttttacatagtgtctgtatgaacgacaaagttatatgtatttgcgatttttgaaaatgtttatttcttgaAAACTAATAATgctatctcgttcaaaccaattttcgttggtagtttctacagcatatattatttttagttttctcgctctcttattttaaaagttagatgggggggacactcatttttccactttggaagtgtctaacTTTCAatcggttgattttgacgaaaaatggttttaggaaccttaatgccttttttaaagacctatccatagacacccatcacggtaatgttagctgaaaaaaaattttttttgaatcagttccatgtatggagtgcccccctttaatttttaaatttaatattttttattcaaaattcgaatagcggttatcgaaatacatcaacctacagagtttcaactatgtaggcccaacagtttcagaaataaatggctgtgacatacggacggacggacggacagacagacagacagacatgacgaatcttgatgaatgaaatgaaatgaacttgaatgtttgtaaacgcacccacgacacaggagaaaatcctaatgtggggcaacgattttttttttaaaaaaagcagAGTTGTGGGCCTAACTATGAATGactatgaaacaaaacaaaactgatgacaaacaatataaaaacaccTATTTTCTTAGACTCTTATCAAATTGAATATGTGGATGAGTATACCTATTTAGGACAAATCATTGCACCGGAGAATCAAAtgcaaaaagaaattaatatcagAATAAATAAAGCTTGGAAAAGATTCTGGTCCCTGAAGGAGGTTATGAAGAATCCACATATTCCTCTTAAAGATAAGATTACAGTGTTCAACTCTTGCATACTACCAAGTTTAACCTACGGAGCACAAACCTGGGCCCTCACTAGTAAACAGAGTGAAGCACTCAGAGTGTGCCAAAACAAAATGGAGAGGAGCATTCTAAACCTCAAGCTAA from Spodoptera frugiperda isolate SF20-4 chromosome 4, AGI-APGP_CSIRO_Sfru_2.0, whole genome shotgun sequence encodes the following:
- the LOC118272630 gene encoding uncharacterized protein LOC118272630 — its product is MAPIEKNEQTKYLEGDIKASALDLIGNTPIVALDRLYTGPGRILAKCEFMNPGASIKCRSSLSMINRAIASGELKPGEPVVEITSGNQGCGLAVVCAVLGHPLTLAMSKGNSAQRALHMEALGAKCVRVDQVEGTYGNVTYADVKAVEEVGMKIVEEQNAYFVNQFHNEANADAHYKSTGPEIWKQTGHHVDAFVATVGTSGTFAGTSRYLKEQNPDIKTYVVEPAGAEAIAGCPITKPLHLLQGSGYGWIPDLFKFEHMDGTLSVTDEEAVKYMKLIGEKEGLYVGYTSGANVAAAVKLLESGLIPEDAWVVTLLNDTGLKYTPVPEELFK
- the LOC118272781 gene encoding uncharacterized protein LOC118272781, whose protein sequence is MAPVENLKNEQPKYLKGDIKASALELIGNTPIVALDRLYSGPGRILAKCEYMNPGASIKCRSSLSMINRALKSGELKPGHPVVEITSGNQGCGLAVVCAVLGHPLTLAMSKGNSVQRALHMEALGAKVVRVDQVKGTYGNVTYADVEVVREVCDKLVEEQNAYFVNQFSNEANADAHYESTGPEIWQQTGHHVDAFVAAVGTAGTFMGTTRYLKEQNPNIKAYVVEPAGAEAIAGCPVTKPLHLLQGSGYGLIPDLLKYELMDGSLSVTDEEAVKYMKLIGEKEGLYVGYTSGANVAAAVKLLESGLVPEDAWVVTVLADTGLKYTPVPEELMK